A genome region from Engraulis encrasicolus isolate BLACKSEA-1 unplaced genomic scaffold, IST_EnEncr_1.0 scaffold_106_np1212, whole genome shotgun sequence includes the following:
- the LOC134442006 gene encoding NLR family CARD domain-containing protein 3-like, whose amino-acid sequence MNSDLTRKLPVLEEKIIAFLKKELQRLKQILSPDYQENIEMKSEDETDAREGVLKMALHFLCKMEHKDLADELNDNEINVGCQKDLKRNLKNKYQSVFEGIAKHGSSVLLEKIYTDLYITEGGSGEVNEKHEVRQIEYRSKKPAGQDRPIKCVDIFKPSSIQDKSIRRVLTKGVAGIGKTISVHKYILDWAEGNNNQDIKFIFPLCFRELNIMKENEYSLMDLLHHFFPELKEFKFVCQKKYQLLFVLDGLDECRLQLDFQGNESLTDMRAVKSLDVILTNLIKGNLFSSALLWVTSRPAAAGRIPAECVDLVTEVQGFNDVQKEEYFRKRISDQSCASKIISHIKSSRSLHIMCHMPVFCWIAAMVLQMIYSTGHKQIPKTLTEMYTFFLMFQTRQRSAKFDNLQDPEVQWNPELILRLGKLAYEQLEKGNLIFYEEDLRECGIDVKEATVCSGMCTQIFREESGIFLGTVFCFVHLSIQEYLAALYAFLMMANERNDIISAQRAHKKTSMAILHKSAVDKALAYDDGRFDLFLRFLLGLSLESNQTLLDGLVSRRQVGCMDKISTLFGLADNDKTIRYIKDKIREAHSSERMINLFHCLNELNDHSLLKEIQSFLSAGKLSKAKLSPGQWSALVFVLLTSDQNLDVFDLKKFIRSDEALLRLKPVVEESHTTLLDSCGLTSQSCTTLASILCKESSNLRKLDLSGNHIGDAGVKKLCSGLKNPNCALETLSLSGCGVTGEGYAALASALKSNPSHLEELDLRGNDPGDSGVKLLTSALTNQKCKLR is encoded by the exons GTGCTCGAGGAGAAGATCATCGCATTTTTAAAGAAGGAGTTGCAGAGATTGAAGCAGATTCTTAGTCCAGACTATCAGGAAAATATTGAGATGAAATCAGAGGATGAGACTGATGCCAGAGAAGGAGTTCTGAAGATGGCACTGCATTTCCTCTGTAAGATGGAACACAAGGACCTTGCTGATGAATTGAATGACA atGAGATAAATGTAGGTTGTCAGAAGGATTTAAAAAGAAATCTCAAGAACAAGTACCAGAGTGTGTTTGAAGGGATAGCCAAACATGGAAGTTCTGTTCTGCTAGAAAAGAtctacacagatctctacatcacagagggaggaAGTGGGGAAGTCAATGAGAAGCATGAGGTCAGGCAAATTGAGTACAGATCCAAGAAACCAGCTGGACAGGACAGACCAATCAAATGTGTTGACATCTTCAAGCCTTCATCAATTCAGGACAAATCAATCAGAAGAGTTCTCACAAAGGGGGTGGCTGGCATCGGCAAAACTATCTCTGTGCACAAGTACATCCTGGACTGGGCTGAGGGAAACAACAACCAAGATATCAAGTTCATCTTCCCACTGTGCTTTCGGGAGCTCAACATCATGAAAGAAAACGAGTACTCTTTAATGGATCTTCTTCACCACTTCTTTCCAGAGCTAAAGGAATTCAAATTTGTCTGCCAGAAAAAGTATCAACTGCTCTTTGtccttgatggtctggatgagtgtcgacTTCAACTTGACTTTCAGGGAAATGAGAGTTTGACTGACATGAGAGCTGTCAAATCATTGGATGTCATCTTGACAAATCTCATCAAGGGTAAtctgttctcctctgctctactgtgGGTAACctctcgaccagcagcagccGGTAGAATCCCTGCTGAGTGTGTTGACCTGGTGACAGAAGTGCAAGGGTTCAATGACGTCCAAaaggaagagtacttcaggaagaggaTCAGTGACCAAAGTTGTGCAAGCAAAATCATTTCACACATTAAATCATCAAGGAGCctccacatcatgtgccacatgcCTGTGTTCTGCTGGATTGCTGCTATGGTTCTTCAGATGATTTATTCCACAGGACACAAACAAATACCAAAGACTTTGACGGAGATGTACACATTTTTCCTCATGTTTCAAACCAGACAGAGAAGCGCCAAATTTGACAATCTGCAAGACCCTGAGGTACAATGGAACCCTGAGCTGATCCTCCGTCTTGGAAAGCTGGCCTATGAACAGTTAGAAAAGGGCAACCTGATCTTTTATGAAGAAGACCTCAGAGAGTGTGGAATTGATGTCAAAGAGGCAACAGTATGCTCTGGGATGTGTACCCAGATCTTCAGAGAAGAATCAGGGATCTTTCTAGGAACAGTGTTCTGCTTTGTACATCTCAGTATCCAGGAATACCTTGCCGCTCTGTATGCATTTCTCATGATGGCAAATGAAAGAAATGACATAATATCAGCACAGCGTGCCCATAAAAAAACATCCATGGCCATCTTGCATAAGAGTGCTGTGGACAAAGCTTTGGCTTATGACGATGGACGCTTTGACctcttcctccgcttccttcttgGCCTCTCTCTGGAGTCAAATCAGACTCTCCTGGATGGTCTGGTGAGTAGAAGACAAGTAGGCTGTATGGACAAGATCAGTACGTTGTTTGGCCTTGCTGACAATGATAAAACAATCAGGTACATTAAGGACAAAATTAGGGAGGCCCATTCCTCAGAAAGGatgatcaacctcttccactgtCTGAATGAACTCAATGACCACTCATTACTGAAAGAGATCCAGAGCTTCCTCAGTGCAGGAAAACTTTCAAAGGCCAAACTCTCACCTGGCCAGTGGTCAGCTctagtgtttgtgctgctgacatCAGACCAGAATCTGGATGTGTTTGACCTGAAAAAGTTCATCAGGTCTGATGAAGCTCTCCTGAGACTGAAGCCAGTAGTGGAGGAATCCCACACAACCCT GCTTGATAGCTGTGGGCTTACCTCACAGAGCTGCACAACACTAGCATCCATCCTCTGCAAAGAATCATCAAATCTCAGAAAACTGGATCTCAGTGGCAACCACATTGGAGATGCTGGAGTCAAGAAGCTGTGCAGTGGACTGAAGAACCCAAACTGTGCCCTGGAGACTCTGAG cttgtcaggctgtggtgtaacaggagaaggatatgctgctctggcctcagctctcaaatcaaacccttcacacctggaggagctggacctgagaggaaacgaccctggagactctggagtgaagctcCTCACTTCGGCACTGACCAATCAGAAGTGCAAACTCAGGTGA